A genomic segment from Malaclemys terrapin pileata isolate rMalTer1 chromosome 1, rMalTer1.hap1, whole genome shotgun sequence encodes:
- the LOC128830406 gene encoding histone acetyltransferase p300-like, whose amino-acid sequence MEKLGLGLDNESNNQQTATTQSPGDSRRLSIQRCIQSLVHACLCHNANCSLPSCQKMKRVVQHTKGCKRKTNGGCPICKHLIALCCYHAKHCQENKCPVLFCLNIKHKLRQQQLQHRLQQAQMRRRRMASMQRTGVVGQQQGLPSPTPATPTTPPGQQCSP is encoded by the coding sequence ATGGAGAAATTGGGCCTTGGCCTAGACAATGAGAGCAACAACCAGCAGACTGCAACCACCCAGAGCCCTGGTGACTCTCGCCGCCTGAGCATCCAGCGCTGTATCCAGTCCCTTGTCCATGCCTGCCTGTGTCATAACGCCAACTGTTCACTGCCGTCCTGTCAGAAGATGAAGCGAGTTGTCCAACATACCAAAGGCTGCAAGCGCAAGACCAACGGAGGGTGCCCTATTTGCAAACACCTCATTGCTCTTTGCTGCTACCATGCAAAGCACTGCCAGGAGAACAAGTGCCCGGTGCTCTTTTGCCTCAATATTAAACACAAGCTTCGCCAACAGCAACTTCAGCACCGTCTGCAGCAGGCCCAGATGCGCCGAAGGAGGATGGCGAGCATGCAGAGGACCGGTGTGGTAGGTCAGCAGCAAGGATTGCCTTCACCAACCCCAGCCACACCAACAACTCCACCAGGCCAGCAGTGTAGCCCATAG